Proteins from one Oscillatoria nigro-viridis PCC 7112 genomic window:
- a CDS encoding sulfite exporter TauE/SafE family protein: MIWIIGHFLAVCIGVSLGLLGGGGSVLALPVLVYVMGVAPKPAIAMTLIIVGTVSLLGSIPHGRRGNLNLKTAVIFGTATMLGAYLGARIATLPLITSAFQMTLFGLSMLIAAGLMIYRTTLSKNVSSKDDIEAIQYVKPVCKYCWLWLMTEGIAVGILTGLVGVGGGFAIVPALVLLGNVPMRQAIGTSLLIIACNSVAGLLGYLGHISLDWNLTVSFTFLAGCGTVMGAYLAQFIPAQQLQKGFGYFLLLVATFVLVQNRDSLQGIKKSSADGPPHNALSADGREMSAVMPR, translated from the coding sequence ATGATCTGGATAATTGGACATTTCCTGGCAGTTTGCATTGGTGTGAGTTTAGGCTTGTTGGGCGGTGGTGGTTCTGTGCTAGCACTGCCTGTGCTGGTTTATGTGATGGGTGTGGCGCCTAAACCTGCGATCGCCATGACTTTGATTATTGTCGGGACTGTTAGCTTGTTGGGCAGCATTCCCCACGGGCGGCGCGGTAATCTTAATCTCAAAACCGCAGTTATTTTTGGAACTGCAACCATGTTGGGGGCTTACCTCGGTGCAAGAATTGCCACGCTGCCGTTGATTACCAGCGCATTCCAGATGACCCTATTTGGATTGTCGATGCTGATTGCTGCAGGCTTGATGATTTATCGCACCACCTTGTCAAAGAACGTATCTAGTAAGGATGATATAGAGGCTATCCAGTATGTCAAACCTGTTTGCAAATACTGCTGGCTATGGCTGATGACTGAAGGGATTGCAGTAGGGATTTTGACAGGATTAGTCGGTGTGGGGGGCGGGTTTGCGATCGTCCCTGCCTTGGTTTTATTGGGAAACGTACCCATGCGACAGGCGATCGGGACTTCTCTGCTAATTATTGCGTGTAATTCGGTCGCGGGTTTGCTAGGTTATTTAGGGCATATTTCCTTAGACTGGAATCTCACGGTTTCATTCACCTTTTTAGCTGGATGCGGAACGGTGATGGGGGCTTATCTTGCACAGTTTATTCCAGCGCAACAACTTCAAAAAGGGTTCGGTTACTTCCTGCTATTAGTCGCCACATTCGTATTAGTCCAAAATCGTGATAGCTTACAGGGAATCAAAAAGTCATCTGCTGACGGGCCACCTCACAACGCACTTTCTGCAGACGGACGGGAGATGTCGGCTGTGATGCCGAGGTGA